From Lysinibacillus sp. SGAir0095, the proteins below share one genomic window:
- the dat gene encoding D-amino-acid transaminase, translating into MSYTLWNDKIVDDQQVSINKEDRGYQFGDGVYEVIKVYDGEMFTATEHIDRFYVSAEKIKLTIPYTKHKLHQLLHELVEANELKTGNLYFQITRGTSPRNHLFPGSDAVPVLTGNVKEAPRSIENGKNGVKATFAEDIRWLRCDIKSLNLLGAVLAKQEAHEKGSYEAILHRGDTITEGSSTNVFGIKDGVLYTHPADNYILSGITRGVVLTCANEIGLPVEEESFTKKEALQMDEIFVSSTTSEITPVIEVDGCAINGGVIGEWTRKLQKQFETKLPVASTTI; encoded by the coding sequence ATGAGCTACACTTTATGGAATGACAAGATTGTGGATGATCAACAAGTTTCAATTAACAAAGAAGATAGAGGCTATCAATTTGGTGATGGCGTTTATGAAGTTATTAAAGTATATGATGGTGAAATGTTTACTGCTACAGAGCATATCGACCGGTTCTATGTCAGTGCAGAAAAAATTAAATTGACGATACCTTATACAAAACATAAGCTACATCAATTATTGCATGAATTAGTTGAAGCAAATGAATTAAAAACTGGGAATCTATATTTTCAAATAACACGTGGTACATCTCCTCGTAATCACCTATTCCCAGGTAGCGATGCGGTTCCAGTATTAACTGGAAATGTAAAAGAAGCACCACGCTCTATCGAAAATGGGAAAAATGGAGTAAAAGCAACATTTGCAGAAGATATCCGTTGGTTGCGCTGTGATATTAAATCTCTTAATTTACTAGGAGCGGTATTAGCGAAGCAAGAAGCACATGAAAAAGGCAGTTATGAAGCAATCTTACATCGTGGAGATACAATTACAGAAGGTTCTTCAACAAATGTATTCGGTATTAAAGATGGTGTATTATATACACATCCTGCCGACAATTATATACTGAGCGGAATTACACGCGGTGTTGTTTTAACATGTGCAAATGAAATTGGACTTCCTGTAGAAGAGGAATCATTTACAAAGAAGGAAGCTCTGCAAATGGATGAAATATTCGTTTCTTCAACAACTTCAGAAATTACTCCTGTTATTGAAGTTGATGGATGTGCCATTAATGGTGGAGTAATCGGTGAGTGGACGCGCAAGCTTCAAAAACAATTTGAAACGAAACTCCCTGTTGCTAGTACTACAATTTAA
- the trmB gene encoding tRNA (guanosine(46)-N7)-methyltransferase TrmB has protein sequence MRLRNKPWAEEYIASHPEVIIPNPEEYKGNWQRIFGNDQPIHIEVGTGKGQFVTGMALANPNINYIGIELYTSVIVVALEKVIEANTPPNLRLLKVNGADLDKYFTKGDVSRVYLNFSDPWPKTRHAKRRLTHGGFLKLYESILIDNGEIHFKTDNRGLFEYSLVSMSEYGLLLKYVSLDLHANMPEDNIMTEYEEKFSAKGQPIYRLESQFLSAK, from the coding sequence TTGAGATTAAGAAATAAACCATGGGCAGAAGAATATATTGCGAGTCATCCGGAAGTAATTATTCCAAATCCAGAAGAATACAAAGGGAATTGGCAGCGTATTTTTGGAAATGATCAGCCGATCCATATAGAAGTGGGGACAGGGAAAGGGCAATTTGTTACAGGAATGGCACTAGCGAATCCAAATATTAACTATATAGGGATTGAATTATATACAAGTGTTATCGTTGTTGCTCTAGAAAAAGTGATAGAAGCCAATACGCCGCCAAATTTAAGATTATTGAAAGTAAATGGGGCAGATTTAGACAAGTACTTTACAAAAGGAGATGTGAGTCGAGTTTACTTAAATTTCTCAGATCCTTGGCCAAAGACACGTCATGCGAAGCGCCGTTTAACACATGGAGGCTTCTTGAAACTATATGAGTCGATTCTTATTGATAATGGGGAGATTCACTTTAAAACCGATAACCGCGGATTGTTTGAATACTCATTAGTCAGTATGTCTGAATATGGACTGTTATTAAAATACGTTTCGCTCGACTTACATGCAAATATGCCAGAAGACAATATTATGACAGAGTACGAAGAAAAATTCTCAGCCAAGGGCCAACCGATTTATAGATTAGAATCACAATTTTTATCAGCTAAGTAA
- a CDS encoding diacylglycerol kinase family protein encodes MKLHFIINERAGNGKGKRVWKNLENELKSPYAHHLTKYKGHGSEIAEQIAQKAGSSEETYSIIAIGGDGTIHEVVNGVQDYPNVSIGAVGAGSGNDFSRSFTSFQTAQEIDHYFNEENHEFKAYDCGNVTWNKEDIRFVNNSGIGFDAFVAASVNHSKLKKRLNKIGFGKLSYMFYVLRGLVTFKLFEIRVEQDGLQRTYENVWFVTVSNQPYFGGGMKISPKSVPNDGLLELSIVYNLSRLKLLLMFITVFFGTHTKLKEFVQVQGEQFAIYINDELPCHADGEVLGITKKDSKLVFNVKKKCWNMINKK; translated from the coding sequence GTGAAATTGCACTTTATCATTAATGAGCGAGCGGGAAATGGAAAAGGTAAGCGCGTCTGGAAAAATCTCGAAAATGAATTAAAGAGTCCATATGCTCACCACCTAACAAAATACAAAGGACATGGTAGTGAAATTGCAGAACAAATTGCACAAAAAGCGGGTAGTTCAGAAGAAACATACTCAATTATTGCAATTGGCGGAGATGGAACGATTCACGAGGTAGTGAATGGTGTGCAAGATTATCCCAATGTATCTATTGGAGCTGTTGGTGCAGGTTCAGGCAATGATTTTTCGAGGAGCTTTACCTCTTTTCAAACTGCACAAGAGATCGATCATTACTTCAACGAAGAGAACCATGAATTTAAAGCATATGATTGTGGGAATGTTACATGGAACAAGGAAGATATCCGATTTGTTAATAATTCTGGAATTGGTTTTGATGCCTTTGTTGCTGCTTCAGTAAATCATTCTAAGTTAAAAAAAAGATTGAACAAAATAGGATTTGGAAAACTAAGCTATATGTTTTATGTTTTAAGAGGTTTAGTTACCTTTAAATTGTTTGAGATACGAGTAGAACAGGATGGACTACAAAGAACGTATGAAAATGTCTGGTTTGTAACGGTTTCAAACCAACCTTATTTTGGTGGAGGAATGAAGATTTCGCCTAAGTCCGTTCCTAATGATGGACTGCTCGAATTATCGATTGTTTACAATCTTTCTAGGTTAAAACTATTACTGATGTTTATCACGGTCTTTTTCGGAACTCATACTAAGTTAAAAGAGTTTGTTCAAGTACAAGGAGAACAATTCGCAATATACATAAATGACGAGTTGCCCTGCCATGCGGATGGGGAAGTATTAGGTATAACGAAAAAGGACTCAAAGCTAGTCTTTAATGTAAAGAAAAAATGCTGGAATATGATAAACAAAAAATAG
- a CDS encoding nuclease-related domain-containing protein: MAQLVKLQDYISRYQIDLSRYPTQFVRLKKIQWDRVKQQWVSGEELPPWEQMQEQEDVKESKKTISFFDKFKIKKNAKQMDELEEVEITNELINHEDEIPEEESTLFFEPNIIYKPNTIEELKKVFLDQFFHFQIKWASSTIREKSYVDPKFLRDSLLRSILQSFPDSFLVFYYPIIKVKKAPVELDIVLLTPTECICITVVEQENQAVFVGEGDRFWTKKFGKTSQKILNPLIQLNRMESLISKIFTENDVEIPIRKVLLSRNGYFDYPGTVFNVQFIDKREFSNWMKQLRHYSSPMKHMQIRAAKVLLQMVQTTSFNRDIWNVEKEQE, translated from the coding sequence TTGGCTCAATTAGTAAAACTTCAAGATTATATTTCGAGATATCAAATAGATTTATCGAGATATCCAACCCAGTTTGTCCGTTTAAAGAAAATACAATGGGATCGAGTTAAACAGCAATGGGTATCTGGAGAAGAACTTCCACCGTGGGAACAAATGCAAGAACAAGAAGATGTAAAGGAAAGTAAAAAAACAATTTCCTTTTTTGATAAATTTAAAATAAAAAAAAATGCAAAACAAATGGATGAATTAGAAGAGGTAGAGATAACAAATGAACTTATAAATCATGAAGATGAGATACCTGAAGAAGAGTCAACGCTGTTTTTCGAGCCCAATATTATATATAAACCAAATACGATAGAAGAACTTAAGAAAGTATTTTTAGATCAGTTTTTCCATTTTCAAATAAAATGGGCAAGCTCAACTATTCGGGAGAAGTCTTATGTTGATCCAAAATTTTTGCGTGATTCATTACTTCGCAGCATATTACAAAGCTTCCCTGATAGTTTTTTAGTATTCTATTATCCAATCATAAAAGTTAAAAAGGCACCAGTTGAGCTTGATATCGTCCTGCTAACACCAACAGAATGTATATGTATCACAGTAGTGGAGCAAGAAAATCAAGCTGTCTTTGTTGGAGAAGGAGATCGTTTTTGGACGAAGAAGTTCGGTAAAACAAGTCAAAAAATACTAAATCCTTTAATTCAGTTAAATCGTATGGAATCGCTTATTTCCAAAATATTTACTGAAAATGATGTAGAGATACCAATCCGTAAAGTACTTTTATCTCGAAATGGCTATTTTGATTATCCAGGGACAGTATTTAATGTGCAATTTATTGATAAAAGGGAGTTCTCAAACTGGATGAAGCAGCTAAGACATTATTCCTCCCCAATGAAACATATGCAAATTCGTGCAGCAAAAGTATTATTACAGATGGTACAAACAACGTCTTTTAATCGGGATATATGGAACGTTGAAAAGGAACAGGAGTAA
- a CDS encoding MBL fold metallo-hydrolase, protein MDQLQFHNMTLTWLDGGVTSLDGGAMFGVVPKPLWSRKYPVNEKNQIELACEPILIQYEGKNYLIDSGVGFNKLTEKQLRNFGVTEESTILESLQELELTASDIDAILMTHLHFDHAGGLTRWEGEELVPTFPNAKIYTTQIEWDEMRNPNIRSKNTYWKENWEPVQHLVETFEGQIMLAPGIEMIHTGGHSDGHAIVKLTQQGETMLHMADIMPTHAHQNPLWVLAYDDYPMTSVFAKEKILKEALANEYKFIFYHDAYFRMLQWGQDGKEIMDSLKRGKEAKIQF, encoded by the coding sequence ATGGATCAGCTTCAATTTCACAATATGACATTAACATGGCTCGATGGGGGCGTCACTTCATTAGATGGCGGAGCAATGTTCGGGGTAGTGCCGAAACCACTATGGTCACGTAAATATCCCGTAAATGAGAAAAATCAAATCGAATTGGCATGTGAGCCAATTTTAATTCAATACGAAGGGAAAAACTATTTAATTGATAGTGGTGTAGGCTTTAATAAGTTGACTGAAAAACAGTTGCGGAATTTTGGCGTAACAGAAGAGTCAACAATTCTTGAGAGTTTACAAGAATTAGAACTTACTGCTTCGGATATTGATGCGATTCTCATGACACATTTACATTTTGACCATGCAGGTGGTCTTACACGCTGGGAAGGGGAAGAATTAGTCCCTACGTTCCCTAATGCAAAAATCTATACTACTCAAATCGAATGGGATGAAATGCGAAATCCTAATATTCGTTCTAAAAATACTTATTGGAAGGAAAATTGGGAGCCAGTACAGCACCTTGTAGAGACGTTTGAGGGGCAGATTATGCTAGCACCTGGAATTGAGATGATTCACACTGGCGGGCATAGCGATGGACATGCAATCGTTAAATTGACTCAACAAGGTGAAACGATGCTGCATATGGCGGATATTATGCCGACACATGCACATCAAAATCCATTATGGGTATTAGCCTATGATGATTATCCGATGACAAGTGTATTTGCTAAAGAAAAAATCTTAAAAGAAGCTTTGGCAAATGAATATAAATTTATATTCTACCATGATGCATACTTCCGAATGCTTCAATGGGGTCAAGATGGCAAAGAGATTATGGATTCATTGAAGCGCGGAAAAGAAGCAAAAATACAATTTTAA